In Vibrio bathopelagicus, the following are encoded in one genomic region:
- the yjgA gene encoding ribosome biogenesis factor YjgA produces MARKNQKAPWEPEEEIIWVSKTEMKTDMDALQKLGEELVELKPSILDKFPLSEDLALAIKDAQRFKNEAKRRQLQYIGKVMRNVDPEPIQAALDKIRNKHSQATVELHKLEQLRDRVVAEGDAAISDVMDMYPEADRQRLRQLARQANKEKAANKPAKSSREIFQILKELKLGD; encoded by the coding sequence ATGGCTCGCAAAAACCAAAAAGCCCCATGGGAACCAGAAGAAGAAATCATCTGGGTAAGTAAGACTGAAATGAAAACGGACATGGACGCCCTGCAAAAGCTGGGAGAAGAGCTTGTTGAACTAAAGCCTTCTATTCTTGATAAGTTTCCTTTGTCTGAAGATCTGGCTTTAGCGATTAAAGATGCACAGCGCTTTAAAAATGAAGCAAAGCGCCGTCAGCTTCAATACATTGGTAAAGTAATGCGCAATGTAGATCCAGAGCCGATTCAAGCGGCTTTAGATAAGATTCGCAACAAACACTCTCAAGCAACAGTTGAACTGCACAAACTAGAGCAACTGCGTGACCGCGTTGTTGCTGAAGGTGATGCTGCCATTTCAGACGTTATGGATATGTACCCTGAAGCAGACCGTCAACGTCTTCGTCAGTTAGCTCGTCAAGCTAACAAAGAGAAAGCGGCAAATAAACCTGCTAAGTCTTCTCGTGAAATCTTCCAAATCTTAAAAGAGCTAAAACTAGGCGACTAA
- the thiQ gene encoding thiamine ABC transporter ATP-binding protein, translating into MLVMKDVDYHYHQELFRFDFQAEQGDIVALMGPSGAGKSTLLALVAGFIEPTSGEISVAGQSLIGKEAHQRPLAMLFQEHNLFAHLTVRENIGLGLHPGLKLTATQKLEVEQAAAQVGVAEYLDRLPEHLSGGQRQRVALARCFVQPHDIWLLDEPFSALDPLLREEMLSLVKRLAAERNITVLMVTHHLGDARSIANKFVFVALGKVLVEDSIDALTVEHPQGELSSFVRAGE; encoded by the coding sequence ATGTTAGTGATGAAAGATGTGGACTACCACTATCACCAAGAGTTGTTTCGTTTTGATTTTCAAGCAGAGCAGGGCGACATTGTTGCATTGATGGGGCCTAGTGGTGCTGGTAAATCAACACTGCTGGCGCTGGTTGCTGGTTTTATTGAGCCGACCTCGGGTGAGATCTCGGTAGCAGGGCAATCCTTGATAGGTAAAGAGGCGCATCAACGCCCACTGGCTATGCTGTTTCAAGAGCATAACCTGTTTGCTCATCTTACCGTGCGTGAAAATATTGGTTTAGGGCTGCATCCAGGGTTAAAGCTTACCGCAACCCAAAAACTCGAAGTTGAGCAAGCAGCCGCACAAGTTGGGGTCGCGGAGTATTTAGATAGATTGCCTGAGCATTTATCGGGGGGTCAACGTCAGCGTGTTGCGCTAGCTCGATGTTTTGTACAGCCGCATGATATTTGGCTGCTTGATGAGCCCTTTTCTGCGCTTGATCCTTTGCTTCGTGAAGAGATGCTGAGCTTAGTGAAGCGATTAGCAGCAGAGCGAAACATTACTGTTTTGATGGTGACACACCACTTAGGTGATGCGCGCAGTATCGCGAACAAGTTTGTGTTTGTGGCTCTGGGTAAGGTTTTAGTTGAAGACTCGATAGATGCGCTAACTGTCGAGCACCCACAAGGCGAGTTGAGTTCCTTTGTTCGAGCTGGAGAATAA
- the thiP gene encoding thiamine/thiamine pyrophosphate ABC transporter permease ThiP, with protein sequence MIKKTPKVGIWVAILIAAFVVSAVGALLSNAPSLDISQVWSDPYYWHVTKFSFYQATLSTLLSVGFAIPIAHALCRRQFFGRALLLRLFASTLVLPVLVGVFGLLAIYGNSGWLAKFLANFDIELPFSIYGLNGILLAHVFFNLPYASRLLLQALDTVPAEQHKLCAHLGMSHWNKFKWVEWPRLRQQLPHVCGLVFMLCFTSFATVMALGGGPKSTTIELAIYQAIKFDFDLQAGALLAIWQMLLCGVLAVSIQRLSKPISVTASQLSEDKYLVKDSWWAKAWDSFWIIVVSMLVLPPLAMVIFSGINSQALTVLSSEPFWAALMTSVRVASLASVIAVFIGIAILLTSRAWRLQNKNFRADKIELIGTIILVTPGLVISTGLFLLLRSFTDVFSLAFFIVIAVNSLMALPYVIKTLAQPMLHLSQQYQYVCASLGMTGFTRFRLVEWRALRKPMAHAFSISFMLAMGDLSAIALFGSHDFRTLPLYLFQLLGSYQMEAAAVVSVSLLLLSVGSFSLIEFLFTRTSNLNAKKLRNR encoded by the coding sequence ATGATAAAGAAAACACCTAAGGTCGGGATTTGGGTTGCGATACTCATTGCCGCCTTCGTGGTTTCAGCAGTTGGGGCATTGCTTAGCAATGCCCCTTCTCTTGATATCAGCCAAGTATGGTCCGATCCTTACTATTGGCATGTAACGAAATTCAGTTTTTATCAAGCGACACTCTCAACTTTACTGAGTGTTGGCTTTGCTATACCTATTGCGCACGCTCTGTGTCGCAGGCAATTTTTTGGACGAGCTTTGTTGCTAAGGCTGTTCGCGTCGACCTTGGTTCTGCCTGTGTTGGTCGGTGTATTTGGCTTGCTCGCGATTTATGGCAACAGTGGCTGGTTAGCTAAATTTTTGGCTAACTTCGACATTGAATTGCCATTCTCAATTTATGGTTTGAATGGCATTTTGCTCGCACATGTCTTCTTTAATCTGCCTTATGCTAGCCGTCTGCTTTTACAAGCTTTGGATACCGTGCCAGCTGAGCAACATAAACTGTGTGCTCATTTGGGTATGAGTCATTGGAATAAATTTAAATGGGTCGAATGGCCACGTTTAAGGCAACAACTGCCACATGTTTGTGGTTTAGTCTTCATGCTGTGCTTCACCAGTTTTGCTACTGTAATGGCTCTTGGTGGTGGCCCGAAATCGACCACTATCGAGTTGGCAATCTATCAAGCGATTAAGTTCGATTTTGATCTACAGGCTGGTGCGTTACTCGCAATATGGCAAATGCTGCTGTGTGGTGTATTAGCGGTGAGTATTCAGCGCTTGTCTAAGCCAATCTCTGTGACAGCCAGTCAGCTGTCGGAAGATAAATATTTGGTTAAGGACAGCTGGTGGGCAAAAGCTTGGGATAGCTTTTGGATCATCGTAGTCTCAATGCTGGTATTGCCGCCATTAGCCATGGTTATCTTTAGTGGTATTAACTCTCAAGCTTTGACGGTGCTCAGCAGTGAACCGTTTTGGGCGGCGTTAATGACCTCAGTTCGTGTCGCTTCTTTAGCTAGTGTTATCGCTGTTTTTATTGGTATTGCGATACTGCTTACTAGTCGAGCATGGCGCTTGCAAAATAAGAATTTTCGAGCTGATAAAATCGAGTTGATTGGCACTATTATTTTAGTGACACCGGGGCTAGTGATTAGCACTGGTCTTTTCTTATTGTTGCGTTCATTTACCGATGTGTTCAGCTTGGCTTTCTTTATTGTGATCGCGGTGAACAGCTTGATGGCGCTACCTTACGTGATTAAAACCTTGGCTCAACCTATGCTGCACCTGTCTCAGCAGTATCAATATGTATGCGCGAGCTTAGGGATGACGGGTTTCACTCGCTTTAGGCTGGTGGAGTGGCGAGCTTTACGCAAACCTATGGCACACGCATTTTCAATCAGCTTCATGCTTGCAATGGGAGATTTAAGTGCGATTGCCTTGTTTGGTAGCCATGATTTTAGAACATTACCTTTGTATCTATTCCAATTACTAGGCAGCTATCAGATGGAAGCCGCAGCCGTTGTTTCGGTCAGTCTGCTGTTGTTGAGTGTGGGCAGTTTTAGCCTCATTGAATTTTTATTTACTCGAACCTCAAATCTCAACGCTAAAAAATTAAGGAACCGATGA